A region from the Biomphalaria glabrata chromosome 14, xgBioGlab47.1, whole genome shotgun sequence genome encodes:
- the LOC129922716 gene encoding uncharacterized protein LOC129922716 yields MAPNHRCHRCHSFHKLGCTEGDHQNVESQEVDAGGGRAKEIDAGGGRAKEIDAGGGRAKEKDAGGGRAKEIDAGGGRAKEIDAGGGRAKEIDAGGGRAKEIDAGGGRAKEIDAGGGRAKEIDAGGGRAKEIDAGGGRAKEIDAGGGRAKEIDAGGGRAKEIDAGGGRAKEIDAGGGRAKEIDAGGGRAKEIDAGGGRAKEIDAGGGRAKEIDAGGGRAKEIGAGGGRAKEIDAGGGRAKEIDAGGGRAKEIDAGGGRAKEIDAGGGRAKEIDAGGGRAKEIDAGGGRAKEIDAGGGRAKEIDAGGGRAKEIGAGGGRAKEIDAGGGRAKEIDAGGGRAKEIDAGGGRAKEIDAGGGRAKEIDAGGGRAKEIDAGGGRAKEIDAGGGRAKEIDAGGGRAKEIDAGGGRAKEIDAGGGRAKEIDAGGGRAKEIDAGGGRDKKIDAGGGRAKEIDAGGGRAKEIDAGGGRAKEIDAGGGRAKEIDAGGGRAKEKDAGGGRAKEIDAGGGRAKEIDAGGGRAKEIDAGGGRDKEIDAGGGRAKEIDAGGGRAKEIDAGGGRAKEIGAGGGRAKEIDAGGGRAKEIDAGEGRAIEIDAGGGRAKEIGAGGGRAKEIDAGGGRAKEIDAGGGRAKEIDAGGGRAKEIDAGGGRAKEIDAGGGRAKEIGAGGGRAKEIDAGGGRAKEIDAGGGRAKEIDAGGGRAKEIDAGGGRAKEIDAGGGRAKEIDAGGGRAKEIDAGGGRAKEIDAGGGRAKEIDAGGGRAKEIDAGGGRAKEIDAGGGRAKEIDAGGCRAKEINAGGGRAKEIDAGGGRAKEIDAGGGRAPFL; encoded by the coding sequence ATGGCGCCAAACCATAGATGTCATAGATGTCATAGTTTTCATAAACTTGGCTGCACGGAGGGAGACCATCAAAATGTAGAGAGCCAGGAGGTAGACGCAGGAGGAGGTAGAGCCAAAGAGATAGACGCAGGAGGAGGTAGAGCCAAAGAGATAGACGCAGGAGGAGGTAGAGCCAAAGAGAAAGACGCAGGAGGAGGTAGAGCCAAAGAGATAGACGCAGGAGGAGGTAGAGCCAAGGAGATAGACGCAGGAGGAGGTAGAGCCAAGGAGATAGACGCAGGAGGAGGTAGAGCCAAGGAGATAGACGCAGGAGGAGGTAGAGCCAAGGAGATAGACGCAGGAGGAGGTAGAGCCAAAGAGATAGACGCAGGAGGAGGTAGAGCCAAAGAGATAGACGCAGGAGGAGGTAGAGCCAAAGAGATAGACGCAGGAGGAGGTAGAGCCAAAGAGATAGACGCAGGAGGAGGTAGAGCCAAAGAGATAGACGCAGGAGGAGGTAGAGCCAAGGAGATAGACGCAGGAGGAGGTAGAGCCAAGGAGATAGACGCAGGAGGAGGTAGAGCCAAGGAGATAGACGCAGGAGGAGGTAGAGCCAAAGAGATAGACGCAGGAGGAGGTAGAGCCAAAGAGATAGACGCAGGAGGAGGTAGAGCCAAGGAGATAGGCGCAGGAGGAGGTAGAGCCAAGGAGATAGACGCAGGAGGAGGTAGAGCCAAAGAGATAGACGCAGGAGGAGGTAGAGCCAAAGAGATAGACGCAGGAGGAGGTAGAGCCAAAGAGATAGACGCAGGAGGAGGTAGAGCCAAGGAGATAGACGCAGGAGGAGGTAGAGCCAAGGAGATAGACGCAGGAGGAGGTAGAGCCAAAGAGATAGACGCAGGAGGAGGTAGAGCCAAGGAGATAGACGCAGGAGGAGGTAGAGCCAAAGAGATAGGCGCAGGAGGAGGTAGAGCCAAGGAGATAGACGCAGGAGGAGGTAGAGCCAAAGAGATAGACGCAGGAGGAGGTAGAGCCAAAGAGATAGACGCAGGAGGAGGTAGAGCCAAGGAGATAGACGCAGGAGGAGGTAGAGCCAAGGAGATAGACGCAGGAGGAGGTAGAGCCAAAGAGATAGACGCAGGAGGAGGTAGAGCCAAGGAGATAGACGCAGGAGGAGGTAGAGCCAAAGAGATAGACGCAGGAGGAGGTAGAGCCAAAGAGATAGACGCAGGAGGAGGTAGAGCCAAAGAGATAGACGCAGGAGGAGGTAGAGCCAAAGAGATAGACGCAGGAGGAGGTAGAGCCAAAGAGATAGACGCAGGAGGAGGTAGAGACAAAAAGATAGACGCAGGAGGAGGTAGAGCCAAAGAGATAGACGCAGGAGGAGGTAGAGCCAAAGAGATAGACGCAGGAGGAGGTAGAGCCAAAGAGATAGACGCAGGAGGAGGTAGAGCCAAAGAGATAGACGCAGGAGGAGGTAGAGCCAAAGAGAAAGACGCAGGAGGAGGTAGAGCCAAAGAGATAGACGCAGGAGGAGGTAGAGCCAAGGAGATAGACGCAGGAGGAGGTAGAGCCAAGGAGATAGACGCAGGAGGAGGtagagacaaagagatagaCGCAGGAGGAGGTAGAGCCAAAGAGATAGACGCAGGAGGAGGTAGAGCCAAAGAGATAGACGCAGGAGGAGGTAGAGCCAAGGAGATAGGCGCAGGAGGAGGTAGAGCCAAGGAGATAGACGCAGGAGGAGGTAGAGCCAAAGAGATAGACGCAGGAGAAGGTAGAGCCATTGAGATAGACGCAGGAGGAGGTAGAGCCAAAGAGATAGGCGCAGGAGGAGGTAGAGCCAAGGAGATAGACGCAGGAGGAGGTAGAGCCAAGGAGATAGACGCAGGAGGAGGTAGAGCCAAGGAGATAGACGCAGGAGGAGGTAGAGCCAAAGAGATAGACGCAGGAGGAGGTAGAGCCAAAGAGATAGACGCAGGAGGAGGTAGAGCCAAAGAGATAGGCGCAGGAGGAGGTAGAGCCAAGGAGATAGACGCAGGAGGAGGTAGAGCCAAAGAGATAGACGCAGGAGGAGGTAGAGCCAAAGAGATAGACGCAGGAGGAGGTAGAGCCAAAGAGATAGACGCAGGAGGAGGTAGAGCCAAGGAGATAGACGCAGGAGGAGGTAGAGCCAAGGAGATAGACGCAGGAGGAGGTAGAGCCAAAGAGATAGACGCAGGAGGAGGTAGAGCCAAGGAGATAGACGCAGGAGGAGGTAGAGCCAAAGAGATAGACGCAGGAGGAGGTAGAGCCAAAGAGATAGACGCAGGAGGAGGTAGAGCCAAAGAGATAGACGCAGGAGGAGGTAGAGCCAAGGAGATAGACGCAGGAGGATGTAGAGCCAAAGAGATAAACGCAGGAGGAGGTAGAGCCAAGGAGATAGACGCAGGAGGAGGTAGAGCCAAAGAGATAGACGCAGGAGGAGGTAGAGCCCCATTTCTGTGA